One Panulirus ornatus isolate Po-2019 chromosome 1, ASM3632096v1, whole genome shotgun sequence genomic region harbors:
- the LOC139750377 gene encoding HIG1 domain family member 1C-like: protein MHRNKLTRLFKLMSGESRGTSTMSHFGETNTERLARKARDAPFMIVGLVGLVGLVGYGLYGFKNRQLKTSVYLIHMRVGAQGFVVACLTAGVSYNLYKKLVYPKLYPQSIEEKED, encoded by the exons CTGATGTctggagagagcagag GAACAAGCACTATGTCCCACTTTGGAGAGACAAACACAGAACGCCTTGCCCGGAAAGCTCGTGATGCGCCATTCATGATTGTAG GACTTGTTGGACTTGTTGGATTAGTTGGTTATGGTCTTTATGGCTTCAAAAACAGACAACTCAAGACATCAGTTTACCTTATTCACATGCGTGTGGGTGCTCAAGGCTTTGTTGTAGCATGTCTTACTGCAGGTGTGAGTTACAACTTATACAAAAAGCTTGTGTACCCAAAACTATATCCTCAAAGCATAGAAGAAAAGGAAGACTAG